One window of Perca flavescens isolate YP-PL-M2 chromosome 15, PFLA_1.0, whole genome shotgun sequence genomic DNA carries:
- the usp31 gene encoding ubiquitin carboxyl-terminal hydrolase 31, with translation MVYFCRRRVLWPKEKSQSSCQDLCGLYGRLSIPRSIAGSLRILCQKNATQFKGNAQHDAQEFLLWLLDRVHEDLNTVNPNIRPAIKPPIEEDDQSIEGPSPPLSAGSFVQELFQAQYRSSLTCPHCQKQSNTFDPFLCISLPIPLPHTRPLYVTVVYQGKYSHCMRIGVAVPLNSTVYRLRDAVAREIKIPMDQFILTEMYYDGFHRSFCDDDDDLDIIQESDSIFAFETPETFKLENIRTKRGSLLANLNHNNLKYATEISRTPSFMQGAMTPLTASPNKNLGPEKIILLVCNRACTGHQGKRFGLPFVLYMECTVTWDALQKEILEKMRHLLRPGVYIQVGPFSLRVVGVVGITYLLPQDERPLCHPTVERAYKSCGQGGPPHVKIVVEWDKETKDYLFGHTEEEYIPDAESVYLHREQHHQPQACTLAQCFQLYTKEEQLAPDDAWRCPHCKQLQQGRIKLSLWTLPDVLILHLKRFRQEGDRRVKMQNMVRFPLMGMDMAPHVVKRSQSSWSLPSHWSPWRRPYGLGRNPDDYLYDLYAVCNHHGNMHGGHYTAYCKNSIDGQWYCFDDSEVSPVADDDVCQQSAYILFYQRRTVIPSWSANSSVAGSTSSSLCDHWINRLPGSRPASLASGASSRRTSLASLAESVEFPVERNEDDGGFSVRPFVRSIQRQSLSSRSSMASPLAFSDSGIKPSWSLSANLHMRSNSPSRFSFDSRCSPPLERIGEACDDKVSTSCFGSYSRHERYFGSRTPLSMMESNVSDQDNNKRFLDMIYCRAPTPVEKKSTKNEATENNNQITAIDQNILPAQATPSKEQKRKSSIGGFALKAESTGSAKSSGKVEQEKTSKKRLCSTHKTCTAETSSSTPVKGKKASNTKEKSVNAKKSTSTPGVTSSKTKEASQPLDATLQRKPFVHSTPQSSASPSPTTKKNSSVTEKSTTSSRKRLVERSYSRDSMHTSPLVDSLRGSLVARSSLSKSGESSRPVRSSSSSSSVTSLRSPSVSTRDLQRSSKSEEKGLSFFKSALRQRESRRSADLGKSSLLAKKASERTCKQNGQAKDIGGDTGKAGEAVSSKTESVETRGGETKSETKESSKPPSSLSRTLLNVGKSKSSTSEVSLKSPSNGKKPLERMASSRKLSSSMQSPARTTKRPQ, from the exons ATGGTGTACTTCTGCAGAAGAAGGGTCCTCTGGCCAAAGGAGAAGTCACAGAGCAGCTGTCAGGACTTGTGCGGGCTTTATGGACGTTTGAGTATACCCCGCAGCATAGCAGGGAGTTTAAG AATACTGTGTCAAAAAAATGCCACCCAGTTCAAAGGGAATGCTCAGCATGATGCTCAGGAGTTTCTGCTGTGGCTGCTGGACAGAGTACACGAGGACCTCAACACCGTCAACCCCAACATCCGGCCTGCTATAAAG CCACCTATTGAAGAAGACGATCAAAGCATAGAGGGTccatctcctcccctctccGCTGGCTCGTTTGTACAAGAACTGTTTCAGGCTCAGTACAG GTCTTCTCTTACGTGCCCACATTGCCAGAAGCAGAGCAATACGTTTGATCCCTTCCTGTGCATCTCCTTACCGATCCCACTGCCACACACacg GCCCCTGTATGTGACCGTGGTCTATCAGGGGAAGTACTCTCACTGCATGAGGATCGGAGTTGCTGTTCCCCTCAACAGCACTGTCTACCGCCTCAGAGATGCTGTGGCACGTGAGATCAAGATCCCAATGGACCAG tttattttgaCTGAAATGTACTATGATGGTTTTCATCGTTCattttgtgatgatgatgatgatcttgACATCATTCAAGAGAGTGATTCCATATTTGCCTTCGAGACACCAGAGACCTTCAAACTGGAAAACATACGCACAAAAAGAG GAAGTCTTCTGGCAAACCTGAATCATAACAACTTGAAGTATGCGACAGAAATCAGCAGGACTCCATCTTTCATGCAAGGGGCCATGACTCCTTTAACTGCATCACCTAATAAAAACCTGGGACCAGAAAAGATTATCCTTCTGGTGTGTAACAGGGCTTGTACCGGCCACCAAGGAAAGAG GTTCGGACTGCCTTTTGTACTGTACATGGAGTGCACTGTGACCTGGGATGCTCTACAGAAAGAGATCCTGGAGAAAATGCGTCATCTTTTGAGGCCAGGGGTATACATTCAG GTTGGACCTTTCAGTCTTCGGGTGGTTGGCGTCGTTGGTATCACCTACCTCCTTCCTCAAGATGAGCGACCACTGTGTCACCCAACTGTGGAAAG AGCATACAAATCCTGTGGACAAGGGGGGCCACCACATGTGAAGATTGTGGTAGAGTGGGACAAAGAGACCAAGGACTA TCTGTTTGGACACACTGAGGAGGAGTACATTCCTGATGCTGAGAGCGTGTATCTGCACAGGGAACAACATCATCAGCCGCAGGCCTGCACTCTTGCTCAGTGCTTTCAGCTCTACACTAAGGAGGAGCAG ctggCCCCAGACGATGCCTGGCGCTGTCCCCACTGCAAGCAGCTGCAGCAGGGCCGCATTAAGCTCAGCCTGTGGACGCTGCCGGATGTGCTCATACTGCATCTCAAAAGGTTCAGACAG GAGGGAGACCGGAGGGTGAAGATGCAAAACATGGTGAGGTTCCCGCTGATGGGCATGGACATGGCCCCTCATGTGGTTAAGAGAAGCCAGAGCAGCTGGAGTTTACCTTCTCATTGGTCGCCATGGAGACGTCCATACGGCCTGGGAAGAAACCCAGATGACTACCTGTATGATCTGTATGCTGTGTGCAACCACCATGGAAACATGCATGGAGGCCACTACACAG CGTACTGTAAGAACTCCATCGATGGTCAGTGGTACTGCTTTGATGACAGCGAGGTTTCACCAGTAGCTGACGATGATGTGTGTCAGCAGTCGGCCTATATACTGTTCTACCAGCGGAGGACAGTTATTCCCTCCTGGTCGGCCAACAGCTCTGTTGCTG GTTCCACTAGTTCGTCCCTCTGTGACCACTGGATCAACAGGTTACCCGGCAGTAGGCCTGCTAGCTTAGCCTCTGGAGCCTCATCCAGACGCACCTCTCTGGCATCACTGGCTGAGTCAGTAGAGTTTCCAGTAGAACGTAATGAAGATGATG gagGATTCTCTGTCCGCCCTTTTGTGAGGAGCATTCAGCGTCAAAGCTTGTCCTCCAGGTCGTCCATGGCTAGCCCTTTAGCCTTCAGCGACAGCGGGATAAAGCCTTCTTGGTCTCTCTCTGCCAATCTGCACATGAGATCTAACTCGCCCTCACGTTTCTCCTTCGACTCTCGATGTTCTCCTCCTCTAGAGAGGATAGGCGAGGCCTGTGATGACAAAGTTTCCACGTCCTGTTTTGGCAGCTACAGTAGACATGAACGCTACTTTGGCAGCAGAACTCCCCTGTCTATGATGGAGAGCAACGTCAGTGACCAGGACAACAATAAAAGGTTCCTAGACATGATCTACTGCAGGGCTCCCACTCCAGTGGAAAAGAAGAGCACCAAAAATGAGGCAACTGAAAACAACAACCAGATTACAGCTATAGACCAAAACATTCTACCCGCCCAAGCTACCCCCTCCAAAGAACAGAAACGTAAGAGTAGTATCGGAGGATTCGCTTTAAAGGCAGAAAGCACAGGCTCCGCAAAGAGTTCCGGCAAAGTGGAGCAAGAGAAAACGTCCAAAAAACGTTTGTGCTCAACCCATAAGACCTGCACTGCTGAGACGTCTTCCAGTACACCTGTGAAAGGCAAAAAGGCGAGCAATACTAAAGAAAAGAGTGTAAATGCCAAGAAAAGCACCTCAACACCCGGTGTAACTTCCTCCAAAACAAAGGAGGCAAGTCAACCCCTAGATGCGACGCTGCAACGTAAGCCATTCGTCCACTCCACACCTCAGTCCTCAGCTTCTCCCTCGCCAACTACAAAGAAGAATTCCAGTGTCACTGAGAAAAGCACCACGAGTAGTCGGAAAAGGCTGGTAGAAAGGAGCTACAGCAGAGATTCTATGCACACTAGTCCCCTGGTTGACAGTCTCCGCGGCAGCTTGGTAGCGCGCTCTTCGCTGTCTAAGAGTGGGGAAAGCAGCCGGCCTGTGAGGAGCTCCAGCAGCAGCTCTTCTGTCACTAGCCTGCGCTCACCCAGCGTATCCACCAGAGACCTGCAGCGCAGCAGCAAATCTGAGGAAAAAGGGTTGTCTTTCTTCAAGAGTGCCCTCCGACAAAGGGAAAGCCGCCGGTCGGCTGATTTAGGAAAAAGCTCCCTGCTTGCCAAAAAGGCCTCAGAGAGGACATGCAAGCAGAATGGACAAGCCAAGGACATCGGTGGTGATACTGGAAAGGCAGGAGAAGCTGTGTCTTCAAAGACTGAATCTGTAGAGACTCGTGGAGGTGAGACAAAGTCCGAGACAAAGGAGTCTTCCAAGCCCCCCAGCTCTCTCAGTCGCACTCTATTAAACGTTGGCAAGTCCAAGTCTTCCACTTCTGAAGTAAGTCTCAAGTCTCCCTCTAACGGGAAGAAGCCTCTTGAAAGGATGGCATCTTCCCGAAAGCTTTCCTCAAGCATGCAATCTCCTGCACGTACAACAAAGAGGCCTCAATGA
- the LOC114569450 gene encoding forkhead box protein N5-like, which yields MKLEMDPVDFQQIYNFTRELFPFFQTAPDGWKNTIRHNLCFNNSFRKTCHQVFRDGKRKSCFWHLTLDGHRRLKDEIRTLTGESLKQLERSMSRPDVIQSLFALTAGVEASGFLSVGVGRTSYSEQEGCQ from the exons ATGAAGCTGGAAATGGACCCAGTGGACT TCCAGCAGATTTACAACTTCACCAGAGAGCTCTTCCCCTTCTTTCAGACGGCGCCAGACGGCTGGAAGAACACCATCCGCCACAACCTGTGCTTCAACAACAGCTTCCGCAAAACCTGCCACCAGGTGTTCAGAGATGGCAAGAGGAAGTCGTGCTTCTGGCACCTAACTCTGGATGGCCACCGCCGGCTAAAGGACGAGATCCGCACATTGACGGGAGAATCCCTCAAGCAGCTGGAGAGGAGCATGTCGCGCCCAG atGTAATTCAGAGTTTGTTTGCACTGACTGCAGGTGTAGAAG CTTCTGGATTCCTCTCCGTGGGAGTCGGCAGAACTTCCTACTCTGAGCAGGAAGGATGCCAGTGA